In Candidatus Thorarchaeota archaeon, one genomic interval encodes:
- a CDS encoding tetratricopeptide repeat protein produces the protein MPDDIVSSIMRRLADISIGTQVDPERVRVPIASTRERKAVGDLEEQLEKAIDSIAGDQRLPELLLRLANMHFQEGDFVKALSMYERVVSMDGKQIVAWVNMAHTHLSMNNHREAIASLENAIALDPDNPDVRSMMARVLLEVGDIEGSKTHLERALEITPNSAKALHVRGLLHRAEGNDDVAVLWFRKALWSDGSCSTAYLDLAKTYVQQKKLEQAREVLEDGLRACGEHPGLLDTLADTYTVTGKLEQALQYIGRALAVKSDDAELWIKKGDLHRFLKSYREASAAYEKAVAVDPENARAWVRTAQIMLITNDRETALECLSTARALAPNDADVAHERGLVLLSLGRLKEALDEFDAAFSFSPDKPINLYYRAQILERMGRRDEAIRTWSVAHDLYEEAGDRAKAAETLARMKRLQSDTHSSVK, from the coding sequence TTGCGAGTACACGCGAGAGGAAAGCAGTGGGAGACCTAGAGGAACAGCTGGAGAAGGCAATCGACTCTATTGCTGGTGATCAGCGGCTGCCAGAGCTACTTCTCAGACTGGCCAACATGCACTTCCAAGAGGGGGACTTTGTCAAAGCATTAAGCATGTATGAACGTGTCGTATCCATGGACGGTAAACAGATCGTCGCATGGGTAAACATGGCGCACACGCATCTCTCCATGAACAATCACCGTGAAGCAATCGCGAGCCTCGAGAATGCGATAGCGCTTGACCCCGACAACCCGGACGTTCGCTCTATGATGGCCAGAGTGCTGCTGGAAGTGGGTGACATTGAGGGCAGCAAGACTCATCTCGAACGGGCGCTTGAAATCACACCAAACTCTGCGAAGGCACTTCATGTTAGAGGCCTTCTACACCGCGCAGAGGGGAACGATGACGTCGCGGTCCTGTGGTTCCGAAAGGCGCTCTGGTCAGATGGCAGCTGCTCGACTGCTTACCTCGACTTGGCCAAGACCTACGTACAACAAAAGAAACTGGAGCAGGCAAGAGAGGTTCTTGAGGATGGGCTTCGTGCGTGCGGCGAACACCCAGGTCTACTGGATACGCTTGCCGATACCTATACTGTCACAGGGAAGCTCGAACAGGCGCTGCAGTACATAGGAAGAGCACTGGCGGTGAAGTCTGATGATGCTGAGCTGTGGATAAAGAAGGGAGACCTTCACCGGTTCCTGAAGTCGTATCGCGAGGCATCAGCCGCATATGAAAAGGCAGTGGCTGTAGACCCAGAGAACGCCCGTGCATGGGTGAGGACAGCGCAGATAATGCTGATAACCAACGACCGAGAGACCGCTCTCGAGTGCTTGAGCACGGCCCGCGCACTTGCTCCCAACGATGCTGATGTGGCCCATGAGAGAGGGCTCGTACTGCTATCACTGGGCAGACTTAAGGAGGCACTTGATGAGTTTGATGCTGCATTCTCATTCAGTCCTGACAAACCAATCAACCTATACTATCGTGCGCAGATACTCGAGAGGATGGGTCGGAGAGATGAGGCAATCCGCACATGGAGTGTGGCACACGACCTCTACGAAGAGGCAGGTGACAGGGCAAAGGCTGCTGAGACTCTGGCACGCATGAAGAGACTCCAGAGTGACACACATAGCAGTGTCAAGTGA